The following proteins are encoded in a genomic region of Streptococcus sp. 29892:
- a CDS encoding mucin-binding protein, with protein sequence MRKAKKKSFDWYGMRQHFSIRKYHFGAASVLLGMSLALGAGGQAVKAEETVASSEALASTTATSSTQASSEVVLATSVETAATETVASTTPAATTTEVAATERTATINYIVQYLLEDGTLVDAVVKTTTVTTTDATAKTTVEVVAELPEGYELAEGQVETTLQEVTEGAENLVTIKLVKKAEVAAITPAATTTTTETAAPAATTPVTVEEAKVVLEQNISEAVVLSDEANRLYTAAPEGNESLKTAADATKLAATDATAVLKDSVATLEQVNAQINAVRTNVEALALELRKFLGTEDIQVLLAETSTNLKNVGDAEGILIETGTTATPDMSDPNGAAVTSKVSGSLKATEVADYLTIQYTPVAYFDAVAPVYTPFKENGGQSTGGAYFRTSVNPTNLYGKLLVELVANDGTVVETKEVEPNTAVEFDYFKTTHGAGYPFVYTYDPDYDSKDMFGVVRIQWAYNTMSAVSQKLIRPTTNTTVYKTEDGQQLATYTVLTTPDLNTTPSEKREFAGYTYKETTTTTSNVVLVPSEPYVEVTRFATSGVQFKTIVEAVGTDGTIKKTYYIADPNYTGTQSFTDTNLDGFLPILVTDDMPVGTVNTNLKLLPSLLTSGYEVYRVDASTEKIYPDKEGDKQPTPVRGTLITDPAELDFSTLTSTSQWFHIKFNEKQDGTLAFARLRPADLGNASRITFEYDTRKNDGSTVDTSGWGGDQDLGVRPKSWNGIHHTISLNNNAQTVSETTHIYTPVPQEAIIRYQVEGATDFLEDSGTLTGNPGTDITYSTEATINKYKKLGYELVSDNFTTEAGQDYDYDSDKLQEFLVVIKPRVVDVPKTVVPGAPVDPTDPNSPVWPAGVDNLTLTEEVTRTITYVDEAGKEVATTFTDKVTFTRTAKVNLVTGEITYSDWTADKADNVLDGNKLPEVQGYTATTATKDGKDVTPDSTTEYAQVTAETADIVEKVVYVQDTQTAKITISTVDANGENKTEFATVTETGKATEPIATKTTEDVLLELKREGYDVETKVADDFLDSAKTFDNVKDAADQPSQSYEIVVKPRIVDIPKDVVPGQPVDPTDPNSPVWPAGVDNLTLTEEVTRTITYVNEAGEEVATTFTDKVTFTRTAQVNLVTGDITYGAWTADNADSVLDGNVLPEVPGYTATTATKDGADVTPESTTVYAQVTADSADIVEKVVYVQDTQTAKITISTVDANGGNKTEYATVNETGKHTEPVATTTVEEKLLELKRKGYDVETKVTDTFLDSAKTFDNVKDAADQPSQVYEIVVKERVVDVPKDVVPGQPVDPTDPNSPVWPAGVDNLTLTEEVTRTITYVDEAGNEVAATFTEKVTFTRTAQVNLVTGEITYSDWTADNGDNVLAGNPLPTVADHQVSTATKDGVAVLPASTTTDVTVAADSADIVEKVVYVKDKGSVTIQYKDTDGNVIKAPVIDEDNVAVGTEYDTTDEGDKPTVIPNADGTKYVLVPSLTEGDETGTVVKDGTTVTYVYQKVANWIPVIPGLPENERPVLPYPFDPENPEQPLTPTPDTVIPYVPGYVPVGPDGETPLKPVDPKDPTKGYEPPTPSTPGDNTYIPYVKVEKGSVLVAFVDEAGSPIKSVVTDTDNAEVGTSYDTTDQKEDVIKANGFTYYFKEVKAGSEETGTVVEGVTTVTYVYTKVANWIPVIPGIPEDERPVFPYPFDPTNPDKPIDPTTPGTVIPYVPGYVPVGPDGTTPLTPVDPEDPSKGYVPPTPSTPGDNTYIPYVKAGSVVVKYQDTNGKELIAPVVDENNVKVGTAYDTTDQKKSEIVDAEGNRYVLVPSKTVGSETGEVTDGTTEVIYVYQKVANWIPQIPGVPENERPVIPYPFDPNNPEKPITPTPGTVIPYVPGYVPVGPDGKTPLTPVDPEDPSKGYVPPTPDETGKDTPIPYEKAGSVVVKYKDTDGRELLAPVVDENNVKVGTAYDTTDQKKSEIVDAKGNRYVLVPSKTVGSETGEVTDGTTEVIYVYQKVANWIPQIPGVPENERPVIPYPFDPNNPEKPITPTPGTVIPYVPGYVPVGPDGTTPLTPVDPEDPSKGYVPPTPSTPGDNTYIPYVKAGSVVVKYQDTNGKELIAPVVDENNVKVGTAYDTTDQKKSEIVDAEGNRYVLVPSKTVGSETGKVTDGTTEVIYVYQKVANWIPQIPGVPENERPVIPYPFDPNNPEKPITPTPGTVIPYVPGYVPVGPDGKTPLTPVDPEDPSKGYVPPTPDETGKDTPIPYEKAGSVVVKYKDTDGRELLAPVVDENNVKVGTAYDTTDQKKSEIVDAKGNRYVLVPSKTVGSETGEVTDGTTEVIYVYQKVANWIPQIPATPENPTPVNPVIPYPFDPTNPDKPIDPTTPYPGGGVPSIPHVPGYVPVDPKTNEPLKPVDPTDPSKGYVPPTPDKPGVDTPIPYVPATPTKKVVTNYVDEETGLPIAPQEEGTTPNKSIPGYKYVRTVVDADGNTTHIYRKKPTTPVTPVVPGEPVTPPVTPVVPGEPVTPPVTPVVPGEPVTPPVTPVVPGEPVTPPVAPVVPGEPVAPATPVAPAVPAKPAAPATSAKSGAAQLPNTGESSTVAASALGVGMLVAALALAGKRRRNED encoded by the coding sequence AACGTACAGCAACTATCAACTATATCGTTCAGTACCTTCTTGAAGATGGTACTCTTGTTGATGCAGTTGTGAAGACAACAACAGTTACTACAACAGATGCAACTGCTAAAACAACAGTTGAAGTAGTAGCAGAACTACCAGAAGGCTATGAATTGGCTGAAGGTCAAGTAGAAACAACTTTACAAGAAGTAACAGAAGGTGCTGAAAACCTTGTTACTATCAAACTTGTTAAGAAGGCTGAAGTAGCTGCAATTACACCAGCAGCAACTACGACAACAACAGAAACAGCAGCACCAGCAGCGACAACTCCTGTAACAGTAGAGGAAGCTAAAGTTGTCCTTGAGCAAAACATCTCTGAGGCTGTTGTTTTGTCAGACGAAGCTAACCGACTTTATACTGCTGCACCAGAAGGCAATGAGTCTTTAAAAACAGCTGCAGATGCAACGAAATTGGCTGCAACAGATGCAACTGCAGTTTTGAAAGACTCAGTAGCAACTCTTGAGCAAGTGAATGCTCAAATCAATGCAGTTCGTACAAATGTGGAAGCTCTTGCTTTGGAATTGCGGAAATTCTTGGGAACTGAAGATATCCAGGTCTTGCTTGCAGAGACTTCTACTAACCTAAAAAATGTGGGTGATGCGGAAGGTATCCTTATCGAAACAGGTACAACTGCAACTCCAGATATGTCCGATCCAAATGGTGCAGCTGTAACATCAAAAGTTAGTGGGTCCCTTAAAGCTACTGAAGTTGCAGATTATTTGACAATTCAATATACACCTGTTGCATACTTTGATGCTGTTGCGCCTGTCTATACACCTTTCAAAGAAAACGGTGGGCAGTCAACTGGTGGTGCGTACTTCCGTACATCTGTTAACCCAACCAATCTTTACGGCAAGCTCTTAGTAGAGTTGGTTGCAAACGACGGAACAGTTGTTGAAACTAAAGAAGTTGAGCCGAATACTGCTGTAGAATTTGATTACTTCAAGACTACACATGGTGCAGGCTATCCATTTGTATATACCTATGACCCCGACTATGATTCGAAAGATATGTTCGGTGTTGTTCGTATTCAATGGGCTTACAACACAATGAGTGCTGTCAGTCAAAAGTTAATCCGACCAACCACTAATACGACTGTCTACAAGACAGAGGATGGTCAACAACTAGCTACCTATACGGTGTTAACAACACCAGACTTGAATACAACACCGTCTGAAAAGAGAGAGTTTGCGGGTTATACTTACAAAGAAACGACAACAACAACATCTAACGTCGTTCTAGTTCCATCAGAGCCATACGTTGAAGTAACTCGTTTTGCTACAAGTGGTGTACAGTTCAAGACTATCGTTGAAGCTGTGGGTACAGATGGAACTATTAAGAAAACATACTACATAGCAGATCCGAACTACACAGGTACACAGAGTTTTACAGATACTAATCTAGATGGATTCCTACCAATCTTGGTAACAGATGACATGCCAGTTGGTACAGTGAATACAAACTTGAAGCTTCTTCCTTCTCTACTAACATCTGGCTATGAAGTTTATCGTGTAGATGCTTCAACAGAGAAGATTTATCCAGACAAAGAAGGGGATAAGCAACCAACTCCAGTTCGTGGTACTTTGATTACAGATCCAGCAGAGCTTGATTTCAGTACCTTGACTTCAACAAGCCAGTGGTTCCATATCAAATTTAACGAGAAACAAGATGGTACACTAGCATTTGCTCGTCTTCGCCCAGCAGACTTAGGTAACGCATCGCGAATAACCTTTGAATATGATACTCGTAAGAATGATGGTTCGACGGTTGATACGAGTGGGTGGGGAGGTGATCAAGATCTTGGTGTACGTCCAAAGTCTTGGAATGGGATTCACCATACTATCAGTTTGAATAACAATGCCCAAACTGTTTCTGAAACAACTCACATTTATACACCAGTTCCACAGGAAGCCATCATCCGCTACCAAGTTGAAGGTGCGACAGACTTCTTGGAAGATTCAGGTACTTTGACAGGTAACCCAGGTACAGACATCACTTACTCAACAGAAGCTACCATTAACAAGTATAAGAAATTGGGTTATGAGCTTGTATCTGACAACTTCACAACAGAGGCTGGTCAAGACTACGACTATGATTCAGATAAGTTGCAAGAATTCCTTGTTGTTATTAAGCCACGTGTTGTTGATGTTCCTAAGACTGTTGTACCAGGTGCCCCAGTAGATCCAACAGATCCAAACTCGCCAGTATGGCCTGCAGGTGTAGATAATCTAACCCTTACTGAAGAAGTAACCAGAACTATTACTTATGTGGATGAGGCTGGTAAGGAAGTGGCAACTACCTTCACGGATAAAGTAACCTTCACCCGTACGGCTAAAGTCAATTTGGTAACAGGTGAGATTACTTATAGTGATTGGACTGCGGATAAAGCAGACAATGTTCTTGACGGGAACAAATTGCCGGAAGTACAAGGCTATACAGCTACAACTGCAACTAAGGACGGTAAGGATGTAACACCTGACTCAACGACTGAATATGCACAAGTAACAGCAGAAACTGCTGATATTGTTGAAAAAGTTGTTTACGTGCAAGATACGCAAACTGCTAAGATCACAATCTCAACTGTAGATGCAAACGGTGAAAACAAAACTGAATTTGCTACAGTTACAGAAACTGGTAAAGCAACGGAGCCAATCGCTACAAAAACCACAGAAGATGTTCTTCTTGAGTTGAAACGCGAAGGCTACGACGTTGAGACTAAGGTAGCCGATGACTTCCTCGATTCAGCGAAGACGTTCGATAATGTGAAAGATGCAGCAGATCAACCATCTCAATCTTATGAAATCGTTGTAAAACCACGTATCGTTGATATTCCAAAAGATGTTGTTCCAGGTCAGCCAGTTGATCCAACAGATCCAAACTCACCAGTATGGCCTGCGGGTGTAGATAATCTGACCCTTACTGAAGAAGTAACTAGAACTATCACTTATGTGAATGAAGCGGGCGAAGAGGTAGCAACCACCTTCACGGATAAGGTAACCTTCACGCGTACGGCTCAAGTCAACTTGGTAACAGGTGACATTACGTATGGTGCTTGGACAGCAGATAATGCGGACAGTGTTCTTGATGGAAATGTCTTGCCAGAAGTGCCAGGTTATACAGCTACAACCGCCACTAAGGACGGTGCAGATGTAACACCTGAGTCAACAACAGTTTATGCGCAGGTTACTGCTGACAGTGCTGATATTGTTGAGAAAGTTGTGTACGTACAAGATACTCAAACTGCTAAGATAACTATCTCTACAGTAGATGCCAACGGCGGGAACAAAACAGAGTATGCGACTGTGAATGAGACAGGTAAGCATACAGAACCAGTAGCGACGACCACTGTTGAAGAAAAACTTCTGGAGTTGAAACGCAAAGGATACGACGTTGAGACTAAGGTAACCGATACCTTCCTTGATTCAGCGAAGACATTCGATAATGTAAAAGACGCCGCAGATCAACCATCTCAAGTCTATGAAATCGTTGTAAAAGAGCGTGTGGTTGACGTTCCAAAAGATGTTGTTCCAGGTCAGCCAGTTGATCCAACAGATCCAAACTCACCAGTATGGCCTGCGGGTGTAGATAATTTGACCCTTACTGAAGAAGTAACTAGAACGATCACTTACGTGGATGAAGCAGGCAATGAAGTGGCAGCTACCTTCACTGAAAAGGTAACCTTCACGCGTACAGCCCAAGTCAACTTGGTAACTGGTGAGATTACTTATAGCGATTGGACTGCGGATAACGGCGATAATGTCCTTGCTGGAAATCCATTGCCAACAGTAGCAGATCACCAAGTATCAACTGCTACCAAAGACGGTGTTGCGGTCCTACCTGCTTCAACAACAACTGATGTAACAGTAGCAGCAGATAGTGCTGATATCGTTGAGAAAGTTGTTTATGTTAAAGATAAAGGTTCAGTTACCATTCAGTACAAGGACACAGATGGTAATGTCATTAAGGCACCTGTCATCGACGAAGATAACGTTGCCGTTGGTACTGAATATGACACGACTGACGAAGGGGATAAACCAACTGTTATCCCGAATGCGGATGGTACCAAATATGTACTTGTTCCAAGCTTGACGGAAGGCGACGAAACAGGAACAGTTGTTAAAGATGGAACAACTGTTACTTATGTCTACCAAAAAGTAGCCAACTGGATCCCAGTTATTCCAGGTCTTCCTGAAAACGAGCGTCCAGTGCTCCCTTATCCGTTTGATCCAGAGAACCCAGAACAACCACTCACACCAACACCAGATACAGTAATTCCTTATGTACCAGGATATGTACCAGTAGGTCCAGATGGTGAGACGCCATTGAAACCTGTGGATCCAAAAGACCCAACTAAGGGATATGAACCACCAACACCAAGCACTCCAGGTGATAACACCTATATTCCATATGTGAAAGTGGAAAAAGGTTCAGTTCTTGTTGCGTTTGTGGATGAAGCTGGAAGCCCAATTAAGTCCGTCGTGACAGATACTGACAATGCTGAAGTTGGTACTAGCTACGATACAACGGATCAAAAAGAAGATGTCATTAAGGCAAACGGCTTCACGTACTACTTCAAGGAAGTGAAAGCTGGTTCTGAAGAAACAGGTACTGTAGTAGAAGGCGTAACCACAGTAACATACGTCTATACGAAAGTAGCGAACTGGATTCCAGTAATCCCAGGTATACCTGAAGATGAACGTCCAGTGTTCCCTTATCCGTTTGATCCAACCAATCCGGATAAGCCAATTGACCCAACAACACCAGGCACGGTGATTCCATACGTTCCAGGATATGTTCCAGTAGGTCCTGATGGTACGACGCCATTGACACCGGTTGATCCAGAAGATCCGTCTAAGGGTTATGTACCACCAACACCAAGCACACCAGGCGATAATACATATATTCCTTATGTGAAGGCTGGTTCGGTAGTTGTTAAGTATCAAGATACTAACGGTAAGGAATTGATTGCACCTGTTGTAGATGAAAACAATGTGAAAGTTGGTACAGCCTACGATACGACTGATCAGAAGAAATCTGAAATTGTTGATGCTGAAGGCAACCGCTATGTCCTAGTTCCATCTAAGACAGTTGGTTCAGAGACTGGTGAAGTAACAGATGGTACAACAGAAGTTATCTATGTGTACCAAAAAGTAGCCAACTGGATTCCGCAAATCCCAGGTGTTCCAGAAAACGAACGTCCAGTAATTCCATACCCATTTGATCCAAACAATCCGGAAAAACCAATTACGCCAACACCGGGTACGGTGATTCCATATGTTCCAGGTTATGTGCCAGTAGGTCCAGATGGTAAGACTCCATTGACGCCGGTAGATCCAGAAGATCCATCTAAGGGCTATGTACCACCAACTCCAGATGAGACTGGCAAGGATACACCAATCCCTTATGAGAAGGCTGGTTCGGTTGTTGTTAAGTATAAAGATACTGACGGTAGAGAATTGCTTGCACCTGTAGTCGATGAGAACAATGTTAAAGTTGGTACTGCCTACGATACAACTGATCAGAAGAAATCTGAAATTGTTGATGCTAAAGGCAACCGCTATGTCCTCGTTCCATCTAAGACTGTTGGTTCAGAAACTGGTGAAGTGACAGATGGTACAACAGAAGTCATCTATGTGTATCAAAAAGTTGCCAACTGGATCCCACAAATTCCAGGTGTTCCAGAAAACGAACGTCCAGTAATTCCATACCCATTTGATCCAAACAATCCGGAAAAACCAATTACGCCAACACCGGGTACGGTGATTCCATATGTTCCAGGATATGTTCCAGTAGGTCCTGATGGTACGACGCCATTGACACCGGTTGATCCAGAAGATCCGTCTAAGGGTTATGTACCACCAACACCAAGCACACCAGGCGATAATACATATATTCCTTATGTGAAGGCTGGTTCGGTAGTTGTTAAGTATCAGGATACTAACGGTAAGGAATTGATTGCACCTGTTGTAGATGAAAACAATGTGAAAGTTGGTACAGCCTACGATACGACTGATCAGAAGAAATCTGAAATTGTTGATGCTGAAGGCAACCGCTATGTCCTAGTTCCATCTAAGACAGTTGGTTCAGAGACTGGTAAAGTGACTGATGGTACAACAGAGGTCATCTATGTGTACCAAAAAGTTGCCAACTGGATCCCACAAATTCCAGGTGTTCCAGAAAACGAACGTCCAGTAATTCCATACCCATTTGATCCAAACAATCCGGAAAAACCAATTACGCCAACACCGGGTACGGTGATTCCATATGTTCCAGGTTATGTGCCAGTAGGTCCAGATGGTAAGACTCCATTGACGCCGGTAGATCCAGAAGATCCATCTAAGGGCTATGTACCACCAACTCCAGATGAGACTGGCAAGGATACACCAATCCCTTATGAGAAGGCTGGTTCGGTTGTTGTTAAGTATAAAGATACTGACGGTAGAGAATTGCTTGCACCTGTAGTCGATGAGAACAATGTTAAAGTTGGTACTGCCTACGATACAACTGATCAGAAGAAATCTGAAATTGTTGATGCTAAAGGCAACCGCTATGTCCTCGTTCCATCTAAGACTGTTGGTTCAGAAACTGGTGAAGTGACAGATGGTACAACAGAAGTCATCTATGTGTATCAAAAAGTTGCCAACTGGATCCCACAAATTCCTGCAACGCCAGAGAATCCAACTCCAGTTAATCCAGTAATCCCTTATCCATTCGATCCAACGAACCCAGATAAGCCAATCGATCCAACTACACCTTACCCAGGTGGAGGAGTTCCATCAATCCCTCATGTACCAGGTTATGTTCCAGTTGATCCTAAGACTAACGAGCCATTGAAACCGGTTGACCCAACGGATCCAAGCAAGGGTTACGTACCACCAACTCCAGACAAACCAGGTGTTGACACACCAATCCCTTACGTACCTGCAACACCAACTAAGAAAGTTGTTACCAACTACGTTGATGAAGAAACAGGTCTTCCAATTGCACCGCAAGAAGAAGGAACAACACCTAACAAGTCAATTCCGGGTTATAAGTATGTACGTACAGTTGTAGATGCAGATGGTAACACAACTCATATCTACCGTAAGAAACCAACGACGCCTGTAACACCAGTTGTACCAGGTGAGCCAGTAACACCGCCTGTAACACCAGTTGTACCAGGTGAGCCAGTAACACCGCCTGTGACACCGGTTGTACCAGGTGAGCCAGTAACACCGCCTGTGACACCAGTTGTACCAGGTGAGCCAGTAACACCACCTGTAGCACCAGTTGTACCAGGTGAGCCAGTAGCGCCTGCAACACCAGTTGCACCTGCAGTACCTGCTAAACCAGCGGCACCAGCTACATCTGCTAAGTCAGGTGCGGCACAGTTGCCAAATACAGGTGAGTCAAGTACAGTAGCAGCTTCTGCCCTTGGTGTGGGTATGCTGGTTGCAGCACTTGCTTTGGCAGGTAAACGTCGTCGTAACGAAGACTAA
- the yidC gene encoding membrane protein insertase YidC — protein sequence MKKNKRLLLASMALASLVFLAGCVKTDKKGVPTGEGWVYNYLVEPMGNLITFFAENQGLGFGLAIIVVTLIVRFVIMPLGIYQSWKATYQSEKMNYLKPILGPIQERMKNASSQEEQLAAQQEFFAAQKQYGVSVFGGMGCLPLLIQMPFFTALFYAARHTPGISTAEFMGISLGQPSMILTAVAGILYYAQSMLMQVGMDEEQKKQMQTVAYMNPIMIVIFSWTSPAGVTLYWVVGGMIGLVQQALTNFILKPKVRAKVEEEFKNNPPKPYKSTVKDVTPKASAIIEEKASKKTNRNAGKQRSR from the coding sequence TTGAAAAAGAATAAACGTCTACTCTTAGCCAGCATGGCTCTTGCCAGCCTTGTATTTTTGGCTGGATGTGTCAAAACTGATAAAAAAGGTGTTCCAACCGGTGAAGGCTGGGTTTATAACTATCTGGTAGAACCAATGGGAAACCTGATTACCTTCTTTGCTGAAAACCAAGGACTTGGTTTTGGTCTTGCCATTATCGTGGTAACCCTCATCGTTCGCTTCGTGATTATGCCACTCGGTATCTATCAGTCTTGGAAAGCAACCTACCAATCGGAAAAGATGAACTACCTCAAGCCAATCTTGGGTCCTATCCAAGAGCGCATGAAAAATGCAAGCTCTCAAGAGGAACAATTAGCTGCCCAGCAAGAATTCTTTGCGGCTCAAAAGCAGTATGGAGTAAGTGTATTTGGCGGTATGGGCTGTCTTCCACTGCTCATCCAAATGCCATTCTTCACTGCCCTCTTCTACGCAGCCCGTCACACACCTGGTATTTCTACAGCTGAATTCATGGGAATCTCACTTGGTCAACCAAGTATGATCCTAACTGCTGTAGCTGGTATCCTCTACTATGCCCAATCCATGCTGATGCAGGTGGGGATGGATGAAGAGCAGAAAAAGCAAATGCAAACTGTAGCCTATATGAACCCAATCATGATTGTCATCTTCTCCTGGACTTCACCAGCAGGTGTCACTCTTTACTGGGTAGTCGGTGGTATGATCGGACTTGTCCAACAAGCCTTGACCAACTTCATCCTCAAGCCAAAAGTTCGCGCTAAGGTAGAGGAAGAATTTAAGAACAACCCGCCAAAACCTTACAAATCTACAGTAAAAGATGTTACTCCAAAAGCATCTGCCATCATTGAAGAAAAAGCTTCTAAGAAAACCAATCGTAATGCTGGCAAACAACGGTCTAGATAA
- a CDS encoding acylphosphatase, producing MRKVKMIASGRVQGVGFRWAVQFLAVEIGDIYGRVWNNDDGTVTILAQSENAEKLSHFIHEIRKGPSRMAKVSYLDVTLANFDDYHDFQVSHR from the coding sequence ATGAGAAAGGTTAAAATGATTGCATCTGGTCGGGTGCAAGGAGTTGGTTTTCGTTGGGCTGTCCAATTTTTAGCAGTAGAAATTGGTGATATTTACGGCAGGGTCTGGAACAATGATGATGGAACAGTGACCATCTTGGCTCAGTCCGAAAACGCTGAGAAGCTCAGCCATTTTATCCATGAAATCCGAAAAGGCCCCTCTCGCATGGCAAAGGTTAGCTATCTGGATGTGACACTTGCTAACTTTGACGACTACCATGATTTTCAGGTCAGTCATAGATAA
- a CDS encoding TrmH family RNA methyltransferase, translated as MEIIRSKSNNLVKQIKKLQQKKYRTSSYLIEGWHLLEEAVKAGATIQHILVVEEHVGRVAHMEQVTVVSPEIMQDLTDSKSPQGVLAQLALPSQALPERLEGRFLVLEDVQDPGNVGTIIRTADAAGFDGVFLTDKSADIYNMKVLRSMQGSHFHLPIYRLPIEDVFSTLKNNQVEILATTLSSRSVDYREISPGACFALVMGNEGQGISDFVSAEADQLVHITMPGQAESLNVAIAAGILVFSFI; from the coding sequence ATGGAAATTATCCGGTCAAAATCCAATAATCTGGTCAAACAAATTAAGAAATTACAACAGAAAAAATACCGTACTTCATCTTACTTGATTGAAGGCTGGCATTTATTAGAAGAAGCAGTCAAGGCTGGAGCGACTATTCAACATATTTTGGTGGTGGAAGAGCATGTGGGCAGGGTTGCTCATATGGAGCAAGTGACAGTGGTCAGCCCAGAAATCATGCAAGATTTGACTGATTCTAAGTCACCGCAAGGGGTTCTTGCCCAACTTGCTCTACCTAGTCAGGCTTTGCCTGAGCGGCTGGAGGGTAGGTTTCTAGTCTTGGAAGATGTGCAAGATCCGGGGAATGTCGGTACCATCATACGTACGGCTGATGCGGCTGGTTTTGATGGCGTATTTTTGACAGATAAGTCGGCTGATATTTACAATATGAAGGTCCTTCGTTCTATGCAGGGAAGTCATTTTCATCTACCTATTTATCGCTTGCCAATTGAGGATGTTTTCTCTACTTTAAAAAATAATCAGGTGGAAATATTAGCGACAACCTTGTCCAGTAGGTCTGTGGACTACAGGGAGATTTCGCCAGGAGCTTGCTTTGCACTTGTTATGGGCAATGAAGGTCAGGGCATTTCTGATTTTGTGTCCGCAGAGGCAGATCAATTGGTTCATATTACCATGCCTGGTCAGGCAGAGAGTTTGAATGTGGCTATTGCAGCTGGTATTTTAGTCTTTAGCTTTATTTAA
- a CDS encoding HD domain-containing protein, with the protein MGAYKKDKEYMAYVGHLIDTKKVQKLADIPHHYHSTRLEHSINVSYTSYKIAKKFGWDAKSTARGGLLHDLFFYDWRETKFNRSHAWVHPRIAKRNAQKLTKLNKVEEDIIVKHMFGATLAPPRYKESWIVTCVDKYWAVREFTLPLQYKWKNRKVLRFE; encoded by the coding sequence ATGGGTGCTTATAAAAAAGATAAAGAATATATGGCCTATGTCGGTCACTTGATTGACACTAAAAAGGTGCAAAAGTTAGCAGATATTCCCCACCACTACCATTCGACCCGCTTGGAACATTCTATCAATGTTTCCTATACCAGTTACAAAATCGCTAAGAAATTTGGCTGGGATGCCAAGTCGACTGCACGAGGTGGTCTTCTGCATGATCTCTTCTTCTATGACTGGCGTGAAACTAAATTTAACAGGAGTCATGCCTGGGTCCATCCACGGATTGCCAAGCGCAATGCCCAGAAGTTGACCAAGCTCAACAAGGTGGAAGAAGATATTATTGTTAAGCATATGTTTGGTGCAACCTTGGCTCCGCCCCGTTATAAGGAATCATGGATTGTGACCTGTGTAGATAAATATTGGGCAGTTCGTGAGTTTACCCTGCCCCTGCAATATAAATGGAAAAATCGAAAGGTCCTGCGCTTTGAGTAG
- a CDS encoding Bax inhibitor-1/YccA family protein — translation MNNDSFIINQVDNTALNRFFGKIYAVVAMGIGLSALVSFLAVTVFQQLLYALLSAGSIVMMLVMLGQIALVVAASTMAAKNSPMALPMFLAYSVTNGLTISMVLMFYTTETVALAFLSAALMFAIMAVIGMTTKKNLSGMAQALRAALWGIMIASVINIFLRSSGISFAMSIVSVLVFSGLIAYDNQRIRDVFEQTGGNVQNGWVVSMALQLYLDFVNLFLNLLRIFGMMNRD, via the coding sequence ATGAATAACGATTCATTTATCATCAATCAGGTGGATAACACCGCTCTTAACCGTTTCTTTGGGAAGATTTATGCTGTAGTTGCTATGGGAATTGGCTTGTCAGCCCTTGTTTCCTTCCTAGCAGTTACTGTTTTCCAGCAGTTGCTCTATGCCTTGCTTAGTGCAGGTTCTATTGTCATGATGTTGGTCATGTTGGGACAAATTGCCTTGGTGGTTGCTGCTTCTACCATGGCTGCTAAAAATAGTCCAATGGCTCTACCAATGTTCTTGGCCTACTCGGTAACAAACGGCTTGACCATCAGCATGGTCTTGATGTTCTATACGACCGAAACAGTTGCCTTGGCCTTCCTATCTGCTGCTCTGATGTTTGCCATTATGGCAGTGATTGGTATGACGACCAAGAAAAACCTTTCAGGTATGGCTCAAGCCTTGCGTGCTGCCCTCTGGGGAATTATGATTGCCAGTGTCATCAACATCTTCCTTCGCAGTTCAGGTATCAGCTTTGCCATGTCTATCGTTTCTGTCCTTGTGTTCTCAGGTTTGATTGCCTATGACAACCAACGTATCCGCGACGTTTTCGAGCAGACGGGTGGCAATGTCCAGAATGGTTGGGTAGTGTCTATGGCTCTTCAACTCTACCTTGACTTTGTTAACCTCTTCCTCAACTTGCTTCGCATTTTTGGAATGATGAATAGAGATTAG